A stretch of Aythya fuligula isolate bAytFul2 chromosome 1, bAytFul2.pri, whole genome shotgun sequence DNA encodes these proteins:
- the YAF2 gene encoding YY1-associated factor 2: MGDKKSPTRPKRQPKPSSDEGYWDCSVCTFRNSAEAFKCMMCDVRKGTSTRKPRPVSQLVAQQVPQQFMPPAQSKKEKKDKVEKEKSEKETTSKKNSHKKTRPRLKNVDRSSAQHLEVTVGDLTVIITDFKEKTKSPPASSAASADQHSQSGSSSDNTERGMSRSSSPRGEASSLNGESH; the protein is encoded by the exons ATGGGAGACAAGAAGAGCCCGACCAG GCCGAAGCGGCAGCCGAAACCCTCCTCGGACGAGGGCTACTGGGACTGCAGCGTCTGCACCTTCCGCAACAGCGCCGAGGCCTTCAAGTGCATGATGTGCGACGTGAGGAAGGGCACCTCCACACG GAAACCTCGACCTGTCTCTCAGCTGGTTGCACAACAGGTTCCTCAGCAATTCATGCCCCCTGCGCAatcaaagaaagagaagaaagacaaagtagaaaaggaaaaaagtgaaaaggaaacaacTAGCAAAAAGAACAGTCATAAGAAAACCAG GCCACGATTGAAAAATGTGGATCGAAGTAGTGCTCAGCATTTGGAAGTTACCGTTGGAGATCTGACGGTCATAATTACAGACTTTAAGGAGAAAACTAAGTCACCACCTGCTTCtagtgctgcttctgcagatcAACACAGTCAGAGTGGTTCTAGCTCTGACAACACAGAGAGGGGAATGTCCAGGTCATCTTCACCCAGAGGAGAAGCTTCATCGCTGAATGGAGAATCTCATTAA